In Sylvia atricapilla isolate bSylAtr1 chromosome 27, bSylAtr1.pri, whole genome shotgun sequence, one genomic interval encodes:
- the ITGB3 gene encoding integrin beta-3 isoform X3: MNPCQRASLQHACDAAGVRGPSEELAGGNICTTRGVNSCKQCLAVSPLCAWCSAEIWVQSTPRCDLHANLLHNGCGQDHIESPRSSVTILEDRPLSNKGSGGSTTTQMSPQRIQLNLRPDDSQVFHVQVRQVEDYPVDIYYLMDLSNSMKDDLRNIQNLGTKLASEMRKLTSNLRIGFGAFVDKPISPYMYISPPEAIKNPCYETGETCLPMFGYKHVLSLTDEVTRFNEEVRKQSVSRNRDAPEGGFDAIIQATVCDEKIGWRNDASHLLVFTTDAKTHIALDGRLAGIVQPNDAQCHIDKNNFYSATTTLDYPSLGLMTEKLSQKNINLIFAVTDTVVGLYQNYSELIPGTTVGTLSRDSSNVLQLIVDSYGKIRSKVELEVRDLPEELSLAFNATCLNDEIIPGLKSCMGLKIGDTVSFSIEAKVRGCPQEQQKSFTIKPVGFKDSLTVVVNFDCECSCESHAEANSPSCTHGNGTLECGVCRCNPGRLGSHCECSEEEYNPSQQDNCSPRPGQPLCSQRGECICGQCVCHSSDFGKVTGKYCECDDFSCVRFKGQMCSGHGQCSCGDCLCNSDWTGDYCNCTTRTDTCMSNNGLVCSGHGSCVCGRCECTQPGSYGDTCEKCPTCPDACTIKK; this comes from the exons ATCTGGGTGCAGTCAACCCCTCGCTGTGACCTACATGCCAACCTCCTGCACAACGGCTGCGGGCAGGACCACATCGAGTCCCCCAGAAGCAGTGTCACCATTCTGGAGGACCGCCCCCTCAGCAACAAGGGCTCGGGGGGGTCCACCACCACCCAGATGAGCCCCCAGAGAATACAGCTGAACCTGCGGCCAG ATGACTCTCAGGTCTTTCATGTCCAAGTGCGTCAAGTGGAGGATTACCCCGTGGACATCTACTACCTGATGGACCTGTCCAACTCAATGAAGGATGATCTGAGGAACATCCAGAACCTGGGCACAAAACTGGCCAGTGAGATGCGTAAGCTCACCAGCAACCTACGCATCGGCTTCGGGGCCTTTGTGGACAAACCGATTTCCCCCTACATGTACATATCTCCTCCAGAAGCTATCAAGAACCCTTGCTATGA GACTGGGGAAACCTGCCTGCCCATGTTTGGGTACAAACACGTGCTGTCGCTCACGGATGAGGTGACTCGCTTCAATGAGGAGGTGCGGAAGCAGAGTGTTTCCCGGAACCGTGACGCACCAGAGGGAGGCTTCGATGCCATCATCCAGGCCACTGTGTGCGAT gaaaaaattgGCTGGAGGAATGATGCTTCCCACCTGCTTGTCTTCACCACGGATGCGAAGACCCATATCGCGCTGGATGGGCGGCTGGCTGGCATCGTGCAGCCCAATGATGCCCAGTGCCACATTGACAAGAATAATTTCTACTCTGCCACTACCACACTG GACTATCCCTCTTTGGGCCTGATGACTGAGAAACTCTCACAGAAGAACATCAACTTGATCTTTGCTGTGACAGATACGGTTGTTGGCCTCTACCAG AACTACAGTGAGCTGATCCCAGGCACAACTGTGGGCACCTTGTCCAGAGACTCCAGCAACGTTCTGCAGCTCATAGTGGACTCCTATGGG AAAATCCGCTCCAAAGTGGAGCTGGAGGTGCGTGACCTCCCTGAAGAGCTGTCCCTGGCCTTCAATGCCACCTGCCTTAATGATGAGATCATTCCTGGGCTCAAGTCTTGCATGGGGCTCAAGATCGGGGACACG GTGAGCTTCAGCATCGAGGCCAAAGtgcggggctgtccccaggagcagcagaaatcctTCACCATAAAACCTGTGGGCTTCAAGGACAGCCTGACAGTCGTGGTGAACTTCGACTGCGAGTGCTCCTGTGAGAGTCATGCTGAGGCCAACAGCCCATCCTGCACCCACGGCAATGGCACACTGGAGTGCGGTGTGTGCCGCTGCAACCCTGGGCGCTTGGGCTCACACTGCGAGTGCTCGGAGGAGGAGTACAACCCCTCACAGCAGGACAACTGCAGCCCCCGGCCGGGCCAGCCCCTGTGCAGCCAGCGTGGCGAATGCATCTGCGGGCAGTGTGTGTGCCACAGCAGCGACTTTGGGAAGGTGACGGGCAAGTACTGTGAGTGCGATGACTTTTCCTGCGTTCGCTTCAAGGGCCAGATGTGCTCAG GCCACGGGCAGTGCAGCTGTGGGGACTGTCTGTGCAACTCAGACTGGACAGGCGACTACTGCAACTGCACCACACGCACTGACACCTGCATGTCCAACAATGGGCTGGTGTGCAGTGGCCATGGCTCCTGCGTGTGCGGCCGCTGCGAGTGCACCCAGCCTGGCTCCTACGGAGACACCTGCGAGAAGTGCCCCACCTGCCCAGACGCCTGCACCATCAAAAAGTGA
- the ITGB3 gene encoding integrin beta-3 isoform X4 gives MGQLSVMLGILLLCATGSWGGNICTTRGVNSCKQCLAVSPLCAWCSAEIWVQSTPRCDLHANLLHNGCGQDHIESPRSSVTILEDRPLSNKGSGGSTTTQMSPQRIQLNLRPDDSQVFHVQVRQVEDYPVDIYYLMDLSNSMKDDLRNIQNLGTKLASEMRKLTSNLRIGFGAFVDKPISPYMYISPPEAIKNPCYETGETCLPMFGYKHVLSLTDEVTRFNEEVRKQSVSRNRDAPEGGFDAIIQATVCDEKIGWRNDASHLLVFTTDAKTHIALDGRLAGIVQPNDAQCHIDKNNFYSATTTLDYPSLGLMTEKLSQKNINLIFAVTDTVVGLYQNYSELIPGTTVGTLSRDSSNVLQLIVDSYGKIRSKVELEVRDLPEELSLAFNATCLNDEIIPGLKSCMGLKIGDTVSFSIEAKVRGCPQEQQKSFTIKPVGFKDSLTVVVNFDCECSCESHAEANSPSCTHGNGTLECGVCRCNPGRLGSHCECSEEEYNPSQQDNCSPRPGQPLCSQRGECICGQCVCHSSDFGKVTGKYCECDDFSCVRFKGQMCSGHGQCSCGDCLCNSDWTGDYCNCTTRTDTCMSNNGLVCSGHGSCVCGRCECTQPGSYGDTCEKCPTCPDACTIKKDCVECKKYERGKLAEQQSCSRMCRDEIEMVQELSDRGKDAVNCTYKDENDCVMRFQYYEDSSGKSILYVIEEPDCPKGPDVLVVLLSVTGTILLIGLAALLVWKLLITIHDRREFARFEEEKARAKWDTTHNPLYKEATSTFTNITYHGNM, from the exons ATCTGGGTGCAGTCAACCCCTCGCTGTGACCTACATGCCAACCTCCTGCACAACGGCTGCGGGCAGGACCACATCGAGTCCCCCAGAAGCAGTGTCACCATTCTGGAGGACCGCCCCCTCAGCAACAAGGGCTCGGGGGGGTCCACCACCACCCAGATGAGCCCCCAGAGAATACAGCTGAACCTGCGGCCAG ATGACTCTCAGGTCTTTCATGTCCAAGTGCGTCAAGTGGAGGATTACCCCGTGGACATCTACTACCTGATGGACCTGTCCAACTCAATGAAGGATGATCTGAGGAACATCCAGAACCTGGGCACAAAACTGGCCAGTGAGATGCGTAAGCTCACCAGCAACCTACGCATCGGCTTCGGGGCCTTTGTGGACAAACCGATTTCCCCCTACATGTACATATCTCCTCCAGAAGCTATCAAGAACCCTTGCTATGA GACTGGGGAAACCTGCCTGCCCATGTTTGGGTACAAACACGTGCTGTCGCTCACGGATGAGGTGACTCGCTTCAATGAGGAGGTGCGGAAGCAGAGTGTTTCCCGGAACCGTGACGCACCAGAGGGAGGCTTCGATGCCATCATCCAGGCCACTGTGTGCGAT gaaaaaattgGCTGGAGGAATGATGCTTCCCACCTGCTTGTCTTCACCACGGATGCGAAGACCCATATCGCGCTGGATGGGCGGCTGGCTGGCATCGTGCAGCCCAATGATGCCCAGTGCCACATTGACAAGAATAATTTCTACTCTGCCACTACCACACTG GACTATCCCTCTTTGGGCCTGATGACTGAGAAACTCTCACAGAAGAACATCAACTTGATCTTTGCTGTGACAGATACGGTTGTTGGCCTCTACCAG AACTACAGTGAGCTGATCCCAGGCACAACTGTGGGCACCTTGTCCAGAGACTCCAGCAACGTTCTGCAGCTCATAGTGGACTCCTATGGG AAAATCCGCTCCAAAGTGGAGCTGGAGGTGCGTGACCTCCCTGAAGAGCTGTCCCTGGCCTTCAATGCCACCTGCCTTAATGATGAGATCATTCCTGGGCTCAAGTCTTGCATGGGGCTCAAGATCGGGGACACG GTGAGCTTCAGCATCGAGGCCAAAGtgcggggctgtccccaggagcagcagaaatcctTCACCATAAAACCTGTGGGCTTCAAGGACAGCCTGACAGTCGTGGTGAACTTCGACTGCGAGTGCTCCTGTGAGAGTCATGCTGAGGCCAACAGCCCATCCTGCACCCACGGCAATGGCACACTGGAGTGCGGTGTGTGCCGCTGCAACCCTGGGCGCTTGGGCTCACACTGCGAGTGCTCGGAGGAGGAGTACAACCCCTCACAGCAGGACAACTGCAGCCCCCGGCCGGGCCAGCCCCTGTGCAGCCAGCGTGGCGAATGCATCTGCGGGCAGTGTGTGTGCCACAGCAGCGACTTTGGGAAGGTGACGGGCAAGTACTGTGAGTGCGATGACTTTTCCTGCGTTCGCTTCAAGGGCCAGATGTGCTCAG GCCACGGGCAGTGCAGCTGTGGGGACTGTCTGTGCAACTCAGACTGGACAGGCGACTACTGCAACTGCACCACACGCACTGACACCTGCATGTCCAACAATGGGCTGGTGTGCAGTGGCCATGGCTCCTGCGTGTGCGGCCGCTGCGAGTGCACCCAGCCTGGCTCCTACGGAGACACCTGCGAGAAGTGCCCCACCTGCCCAGACGCCTGCACCATCAAAAA GGATTGCGTGGAATGCAAGAAGTATGAGCGGGGAAAGCTAGCGGAGCAGCAGTCCTGCAGCCGCATGTGCCGAGATGAGATCGAGATGGTGCAGGAACTAA GTGACAGGGGCAAGGATGCCGTGAACTGCACCTATAAGGACGAGAATGACTGTGTGATGAGGTTCCAGTACTATGAGGACTCCAGTGGCAAGTCCATCCTCTACGTCATTGAGGAGCCTG ACTGTCCAAAGGGGCCAGACGTCCTGGTGGTCCTGCTCTCAGTGACAGGTACCATCCTGCTCATCGGCCTTGCTGCCCTGCTCGTCTGGAAGCTCCTCATCACCATCCACGATCGCCGCGAGTTTGCCCGTTTTGAGGAGGAGAAGGCCAGGGCCAAGTGGGACACG aCCCATAATCCTTTATATAAAGAGGCCACATCTACCTTTACCAACATCACATACCACGGGAACATGTAA
- the ITGB3 gene encoding integrin beta-3 isoform X1: protein MNPCQRASLQHACDAAGVRGPSEELAGGNICTTRGVNSCKQCLAVSPLCAWCSAEIWVQSTPRCDLHANLLHNGCGQDHIESPRSSVTILEDRPLSNKGSGGSTTTQMSPQRIQLNLRPDDSQVFHVQVRQVEDYPVDIYYLMDLSNSMKDDLRNIQNLGTKLASEMRKLTSNLRIGFGAFVDKPISPYMYISPPEAIKNPCYETGETCLPMFGYKHVLSLTDEVTRFNEEVRKQSVSRNRDAPEGGFDAIIQATVCDEKIGWRNDASHLLVFTTDAKTHIALDGRLAGIVQPNDAQCHIDKNNFYSATTTLDYPSLGLMTEKLSQKNINLIFAVTDTVVGLYQNYSELIPGTTVGTLSRDSSNVLQLIVDSYGKIRSKVELEVRDLPEELSLAFNATCLNDEIIPGLKSCMGLKIGDTVSFSIEAKVRGCPQEQQKSFTIKPVGFKDSLTVVVNFDCECSCESHAEANSPSCTHGNGTLECGVCRCNPGRLGSHCECSEEEYNPSQQDNCSPRPGQPLCSQRGECICGQCVCHSSDFGKVTGKYCECDDFSCVRFKGQMCSGHGQCSCGDCLCNSDWTGDYCNCTTRTDTCMSNNGLVCSGHGSCVCGRCECTQPGSYGDTCEKCPTCPDACTIKKDCVECKKYERGKLAEQQSCSRMCRDEIEMVQELSDRGKDAVNCTYKDENDCVMRFQYYEDSSGKSILYVIEEPDCPKGPDVLVVLLSVTGTILLIGLAALLVWKLLITIHDRREFARFEEEKARAKWDTTHNPLYKEATSTFTNITYHGNM, encoded by the exons ATCTGGGTGCAGTCAACCCCTCGCTGTGACCTACATGCCAACCTCCTGCACAACGGCTGCGGGCAGGACCACATCGAGTCCCCCAGAAGCAGTGTCACCATTCTGGAGGACCGCCCCCTCAGCAACAAGGGCTCGGGGGGGTCCACCACCACCCAGATGAGCCCCCAGAGAATACAGCTGAACCTGCGGCCAG ATGACTCTCAGGTCTTTCATGTCCAAGTGCGTCAAGTGGAGGATTACCCCGTGGACATCTACTACCTGATGGACCTGTCCAACTCAATGAAGGATGATCTGAGGAACATCCAGAACCTGGGCACAAAACTGGCCAGTGAGATGCGTAAGCTCACCAGCAACCTACGCATCGGCTTCGGGGCCTTTGTGGACAAACCGATTTCCCCCTACATGTACATATCTCCTCCAGAAGCTATCAAGAACCCTTGCTATGA GACTGGGGAAACCTGCCTGCCCATGTTTGGGTACAAACACGTGCTGTCGCTCACGGATGAGGTGACTCGCTTCAATGAGGAGGTGCGGAAGCAGAGTGTTTCCCGGAACCGTGACGCACCAGAGGGAGGCTTCGATGCCATCATCCAGGCCACTGTGTGCGAT gaaaaaattgGCTGGAGGAATGATGCTTCCCACCTGCTTGTCTTCACCACGGATGCGAAGACCCATATCGCGCTGGATGGGCGGCTGGCTGGCATCGTGCAGCCCAATGATGCCCAGTGCCACATTGACAAGAATAATTTCTACTCTGCCACTACCACACTG GACTATCCCTCTTTGGGCCTGATGACTGAGAAACTCTCACAGAAGAACATCAACTTGATCTTTGCTGTGACAGATACGGTTGTTGGCCTCTACCAG AACTACAGTGAGCTGATCCCAGGCACAACTGTGGGCACCTTGTCCAGAGACTCCAGCAACGTTCTGCAGCTCATAGTGGACTCCTATGGG AAAATCCGCTCCAAAGTGGAGCTGGAGGTGCGTGACCTCCCTGAAGAGCTGTCCCTGGCCTTCAATGCCACCTGCCTTAATGATGAGATCATTCCTGGGCTCAAGTCTTGCATGGGGCTCAAGATCGGGGACACG GTGAGCTTCAGCATCGAGGCCAAAGtgcggggctgtccccaggagcagcagaaatcctTCACCATAAAACCTGTGGGCTTCAAGGACAGCCTGACAGTCGTGGTGAACTTCGACTGCGAGTGCTCCTGTGAGAGTCATGCTGAGGCCAACAGCCCATCCTGCACCCACGGCAATGGCACACTGGAGTGCGGTGTGTGCCGCTGCAACCCTGGGCGCTTGGGCTCACACTGCGAGTGCTCGGAGGAGGAGTACAACCCCTCACAGCAGGACAACTGCAGCCCCCGGCCGGGCCAGCCCCTGTGCAGCCAGCGTGGCGAATGCATCTGCGGGCAGTGTGTGTGCCACAGCAGCGACTTTGGGAAGGTGACGGGCAAGTACTGTGAGTGCGATGACTTTTCCTGCGTTCGCTTCAAGGGCCAGATGTGCTCAG GCCACGGGCAGTGCAGCTGTGGGGACTGTCTGTGCAACTCAGACTGGACAGGCGACTACTGCAACTGCACCACACGCACTGACACCTGCATGTCCAACAATGGGCTGGTGTGCAGTGGCCATGGCTCCTGCGTGTGCGGCCGCTGCGAGTGCACCCAGCCTGGCTCCTACGGAGACACCTGCGAGAAGTGCCCCACCTGCCCAGACGCCTGCACCATCAAAAA GGATTGCGTGGAATGCAAGAAGTATGAGCGGGGAAAGCTAGCGGAGCAGCAGTCCTGCAGCCGCATGTGCCGAGATGAGATCGAGATGGTGCAGGAACTAA GTGACAGGGGCAAGGATGCCGTGAACTGCACCTATAAGGACGAGAATGACTGTGTGATGAGGTTCCAGTACTATGAGGACTCCAGTGGCAAGTCCATCCTCTACGTCATTGAGGAGCCTG ACTGTCCAAAGGGGCCAGACGTCCTGGTGGTCCTGCTCTCAGTGACAGGTACCATCCTGCTCATCGGCCTTGCTGCCCTGCTCGTCTGGAAGCTCCTCATCACCATCCACGATCGCCGCGAGTTTGCCCGTTTTGAGGAGGAGAAGGCCAGGGCCAAGTGGGACACG aCCCATAATCCTTTATATAAAGAGGCCACATCTACCTTTACCAACATCACATACCACGGGAACATGTAA
- the ITGB3 gene encoding integrin beta-3 isoform X2 — protein MDLSNSMKDDLRNIQNLGTKLASEMRKLTSNLRIGFGAFVDKPISPYMYISPPEAIKNPCYETGETCLPMFGYKHVLSLTDEVTRFNEEVRKQSVSRNRDAPEGGFDAIIQATVCDEKIGWRNDASHLLVFTTDAKTHIALDGRLAGIVQPNDAQCHIDKNNFYSATTTLDYPSLGLMTEKLSQKNINLIFAVTDTVVGLYQNYSELIPGTTVGTLSRDSSNVLQLIVDSYGKIRSKVELEVRDLPEELSLAFNATCLNDEIIPGLKSCMGLKIGDTVSFSIEAKVRGCPQEQQKSFTIKPVGFKDSLTVVVNFDCECSCESHAEANSPSCTHGNGTLECGVCRCNPGRLGSHCECSEEEYNPSQQDNCSPRPGQPLCSQRGECICGQCVCHSSDFGKVTGKYCECDDFSCVRFKGQMCSGHGQCSCGDCLCNSDWTGDYCNCTTRTDTCMSNNGLVCSGHGSCVCGRCECTQPGSYGDTCEKCPTCPDACTIKKDCVECKKYERGKLAEQQSCSRMCRDEIEMVQELSDRGKDAVNCTYKDENDCVMRFQYYEDSSGKSILYVIEEPDCPKGPDVLVVLLSVTGTILLIGLAALLVWKLLITIHDRREFARFEEEKARAKWDTTHNPLYKEATSTFTNITYHGNM, from the exons ATGGACCTGTCCAACTCAATGAAGGATGATCTGAGGAACATCCAGAACCTGGGCACAAAACTGGCCAGTGAGATGCGTAAGCTCACCAGCAACCTACGCATCGGCTTCGGGGCCTTTGTGGACAAACCGATTTCCCCCTACATGTACATATCTCCTCCAGAAGCTATCAAGAACCCTTGCTATGA GACTGGGGAAACCTGCCTGCCCATGTTTGGGTACAAACACGTGCTGTCGCTCACGGATGAGGTGACTCGCTTCAATGAGGAGGTGCGGAAGCAGAGTGTTTCCCGGAACCGTGACGCACCAGAGGGAGGCTTCGATGCCATCATCCAGGCCACTGTGTGCGAT gaaaaaattgGCTGGAGGAATGATGCTTCCCACCTGCTTGTCTTCACCACGGATGCGAAGACCCATATCGCGCTGGATGGGCGGCTGGCTGGCATCGTGCAGCCCAATGATGCCCAGTGCCACATTGACAAGAATAATTTCTACTCTGCCACTACCACACTG GACTATCCCTCTTTGGGCCTGATGACTGAGAAACTCTCACAGAAGAACATCAACTTGATCTTTGCTGTGACAGATACGGTTGTTGGCCTCTACCAG AACTACAGTGAGCTGATCCCAGGCACAACTGTGGGCACCTTGTCCAGAGACTCCAGCAACGTTCTGCAGCTCATAGTGGACTCCTATGGG AAAATCCGCTCCAAAGTGGAGCTGGAGGTGCGTGACCTCCCTGAAGAGCTGTCCCTGGCCTTCAATGCCACCTGCCTTAATGATGAGATCATTCCTGGGCTCAAGTCTTGCATGGGGCTCAAGATCGGGGACACG GTGAGCTTCAGCATCGAGGCCAAAGtgcggggctgtccccaggagcagcagaaatcctTCACCATAAAACCTGTGGGCTTCAAGGACAGCCTGACAGTCGTGGTGAACTTCGACTGCGAGTGCTCCTGTGAGAGTCATGCTGAGGCCAACAGCCCATCCTGCACCCACGGCAATGGCACACTGGAGTGCGGTGTGTGCCGCTGCAACCCTGGGCGCTTGGGCTCACACTGCGAGTGCTCGGAGGAGGAGTACAACCCCTCACAGCAGGACAACTGCAGCCCCCGGCCGGGCCAGCCCCTGTGCAGCCAGCGTGGCGAATGCATCTGCGGGCAGTGTGTGTGCCACAGCAGCGACTTTGGGAAGGTGACGGGCAAGTACTGTGAGTGCGATGACTTTTCCTGCGTTCGCTTCAAGGGCCAGATGTGCTCAG GCCACGGGCAGTGCAGCTGTGGGGACTGTCTGTGCAACTCAGACTGGACAGGCGACTACTGCAACTGCACCACACGCACTGACACCTGCATGTCCAACAATGGGCTGGTGTGCAGTGGCCATGGCTCCTGCGTGTGCGGCCGCTGCGAGTGCACCCAGCCTGGCTCCTACGGAGACACCTGCGAGAAGTGCCCCACCTGCCCAGACGCCTGCACCATCAAAAA GGATTGCGTGGAATGCAAGAAGTATGAGCGGGGAAAGCTAGCGGAGCAGCAGTCCTGCAGCCGCATGTGCCGAGATGAGATCGAGATGGTGCAGGAACTAA GTGACAGGGGCAAGGATGCCGTGAACTGCACCTATAAGGACGAGAATGACTGTGTGATGAGGTTCCAGTACTATGAGGACTCCAGTGGCAAGTCCATCCTCTACGTCATTGAGGAGCCTG ACTGTCCAAAGGGGCCAGACGTCCTGGTGGTCCTGCTCTCAGTGACAGGTACCATCCTGCTCATCGGCCTTGCTGCCCTGCTCGTCTGGAAGCTCCTCATCACCATCCACGATCGCCGCGAGTTTGCCCGTTTTGAGGAGGAGAAGGCCAGGGCCAAGTGGGACACG aCCCATAATCCTTTATATAAAGAGGCCACATCTACCTTTACCAACATCACATACCACGGGAACATGTAA
- the LOC136372285 gene encoding tRNA N(3)-methylcytidine methyltransferase METTL2-like isoform X1: MAAPSEARERRPFGRRLLTDPARLFQHNAWDNVEWSEEQEANARSKVQENSSQLLPQDKQEEYEVNAKKYWDDFYKIHENGFFKDRHWLFTEFPELASNRNSSQNEDSVHRFSNTEESKNKGLGSCENGHCSLETRTQSQLNLIKSPPAGHTEELAAQKDSELGQSDGDYPGSAASYRILEVGCGAGNTVFPILQTNNDPGLFVYCCDFSTTAVDLVQNNAEYDTSRCFAFVHDLCSDQSPFPMPEESLDIVILIFVLSAILPEKMQCIVTRLSRLLKPGGMILLRDYGRYDLAQLRFKKGQCLSDNFYVRGDGTRVYFFTQDELDNLFTTAGLEKIQNLVDRRLQVNRGKQMTMYRVWIQCKYCKPTALQP, from the exons ATGGCGGCGCCCAGTGAGGCGCGAGAGCGGCGGCCTTTCGGGAGGCGTCTTCTCACCGACCCCGCCCGACTTTTCCAGCACAATGCCTG GGATAATGTGGAATGGTCAGAAGAGCAGGAAGCCAATGCCAGGAGTAAAGTTCAAGAGAACAGCTCACAACTATTGCCACAAGATAAACAAG AGGAATATGAGGTGAATGCTAAGAAATACTGGGATGACTTCTATAAAATCCATGAAAATGGCTTCTTCAAGGACAGGCACTGGCTGTTCACTGAATTTCCTGAGCTAGCATCTAACAGGAACTCAAGCCAAAATGAAGACTCTGTGCATAGATTTAGTAACACAGAAGAATCCAAGAATAAAGGGCTGGGAAGCTGTGAAAATGGCCATTGCTCATTGGAAACCAGAACACAGAGTCAGTTAAACCTGATAAAAAGCCCACCTGCAGGCCACACAGAGGAGTTGGCTGCGCAGAAAGACAGTGAACTGGGTCAGAGTGATGGGGATTACCCAGGATCAGCTGCATCTTACCGTATATTAGAG GttggctgtggagctgggaaTACAGTCTTCCCAATTTTACAAACCAACAA TGACCCAGGCCTGTTTGTTtattgctgtgatttttctaCAACAGCTGTGGATCTTGTCCAG AACAATGCAGAATATGATACCTCTCGCTGCTTTGCATTTGTCCATGACCTGTGCAGTGACCAAAGTCCTTTCCCAATGCCAGAGGAGAGTCTTGACATTGTTATTCTTATCTTTGTCCTCTCAGCAATTCTCCCAGAGAA GATGCAGTGCATTGTGACCAGACTGAGTCGCCTTCTGAAACCAGGGGGAATGATCTTGTTACGAGATTACGGACGTTATGATCTTGCCCAACTTCGGTTTAAGAAag GTCAATGTCTGTCTGATAACTTCTATGTGAGAGGTGATGGAACTAGAGTCTACTTCTTCACACAAG ATGAATTAGATAATCTGTTCaccacagctgggctggagaaAATCCAGAATCTGGTTGATCGGCGATTGCAAGTGAACCGTGGGAAACAGATGACGATGTATCGGGTGTGGATCCAGTGCAAGTACTGCAAACCCACTGCCCTTCAGCCATGA
- the LOC136372285 gene encoding tRNA N(3)-methylcytidine methyltransferase METTL2-like isoform X2 — protein sequence MWQKCGQSKMTEPEFCPSISEEYEVNAKKYWDDFYKIHENGFFKDRHWLFTEFPELASNRNSSQNEDSVHRFSNTEESKNKGLGSCENGHCSLETRTQSQLNLIKSPPAGHTEELAAQKDSELGQSDGDYPGSAASYRILEVGCGAGNTVFPILQTNNDPGLFVYCCDFSTTAVDLVQNNAEYDTSRCFAFVHDLCSDQSPFPMPEESLDIVILIFVLSAILPEKMQCIVTRLSRLLKPGGMILLRDYGRYDLAQLRFKKGQCLSDNFYVRGDGTRVYFFTQDELDNLFTTAGLEKIQNLVDRRLQVNRGKQMTMYRVWIQCKYCKPTALQP from the exons ATGTGGCAAAAATGTGGGCAATCCAAAATGACTGAGCCGGAATTTTGTCCCAGCATCTCAG AGGAATATGAGGTGAATGCTAAGAAATACTGGGATGACTTCTATAAAATCCATGAAAATGGCTTCTTCAAGGACAGGCACTGGCTGTTCACTGAATTTCCTGAGCTAGCATCTAACAGGAACTCAAGCCAAAATGAAGACTCTGTGCATAGATTTAGTAACACAGAAGAATCCAAGAATAAAGGGCTGGGAAGCTGTGAAAATGGCCATTGCTCATTGGAAACCAGAACACAGAGTCAGTTAAACCTGATAAAAAGCCCACCTGCAGGCCACACAGAGGAGTTGGCTGCGCAGAAAGACAGTGAACTGGGTCAGAGTGATGGGGATTACCCAGGATCAGCTGCATCTTACCGTATATTAGAG GttggctgtggagctgggaaTACAGTCTTCCCAATTTTACAAACCAACAA TGACCCAGGCCTGTTTGTTtattgctgtgatttttctaCAACAGCTGTGGATCTTGTCCAG AACAATGCAGAATATGATACCTCTCGCTGCTTTGCATTTGTCCATGACCTGTGCAGTGACCAAAGTCCTTTCCCAATGCCAGAGGAGAGTCTTGACATTGTTATTCTTATCTTTGTCCTCTCAGCAATTCTCCCAGAGAA GATGCAGTGCATTGTGACCAGACTGAGTCGCCTTCTGAAACCAGGGGGAATGATCTTGTTACGAGATTACGGACGTTATGATCTTGCCCAACTTCGGTTTAAGAAag GTCAATGTCTGTCTGATAACTTCTATGTGAGAGGTGATGGAACTAGAGTCTACTTCTTCACACAAG ATGAATTAGATAATCTGTTCaccacagctgggctggagaaAATCCAGAATCTGGTTGATCGGCGATTGCAAGTGAACCGTGGGAAACAGATGACGATGTATCGGGTGTGGATCCAGTGCAAGTACTGCAAACCCACTGCCCTTCAGCCATGA